The stretch of DNA CGCTCATCCAGCTGTTTACACCCTGAATGAAATCTTCAGCAGTCTGACTCTCATTTTCTTTCAATTCAGTACGCTGGATATTTGCAGCTGTCCAGTGAATCCATGAAAAGCCCTTGGTGACAGGAAATGCATCTTTATCCTCGAGAATTAATGCAAAAGACTTCGTGTTTTCCGGTTTGTCACGAATCTCAAAAGGAAGGGAATATGTCGGCATCCCGTTTTTATTGAAATGCGCACCCTTGCATCCATATTTGTCTTCAATCATTCCATCAATAATACCGCTGCTTGTAACTCTCATTATTACGCCTCCGTCGAGTTGAGCTCATATTGAGCTAAGATATACATGGGAAGGGAAGCAGATTAATATC from Candidatus Methanomassiliicoccus intestinalis Issoire-Mx1 encodes:
- a CDS encoding YbhB/YbcL family Raf kinase inhibitor-like protein, translating into MRVTSSGIIDGMIEDKYGCKGAHFNKNGMPTYSLPFEIRDKPENTKSFALILEDKDAFPVTKGFSWIHWTAANIQRTELKENESQTAEDFIQGVNSWMSVQGGNQSAEESSFYGGMDPPNGMHTYELHVFALDTLLDIKPGFMLNELWWKMEGHILANYTLKGKYSNR